A window from Rhinolophus sinicus isolate RSC01 linkage group LG01, ASM3656204v1, whole genome shotgun sequence encodes these proteins:
- the XIRP2 gene encoding xin actin-binding repeat-containing protein 2 isoform X1, which translates to MADDPEPPTFPMQKGSLNLLRQKWESSDYQKRECCPGGSRCRLFQPRESKLLEPEPQLVSAPGLPDAPSLPPSVGEEILSSELEEKSPEDKSDSFRKYSQPEVLREDSSSGRRRIERFSIALDELRSVFEAPGSGNRPPGPAEYGRKEVEIERSLCSPTFKSHPGSQSDDSVKDSDKKGEETSFDKMSPESGHSHIFEVAVGLNKPASGFAEDSAVLAEGVSDLQEVVSLKERMARYQAAVSKGDGRSFSANMMEESEMCTVPGGLARVKKQFEKDKTDSSYNIFSQYQYQHRNRSEQEVINSSQVNISRNSQEMERHEQEASKAHKMDVLGTEMASHLEKHTEEINQASQLHQYVQETVIDTPEDEEIPKVSTKVLREQFEKSAQEKVLYSDKETIPAKQIKIENEYEEILKPSSVVGTSSTSCTSTSQRKETSTTRCSDHSATSSTLAQAHATPSGKTEEFPPPPPDIFQTPIDVTAFSQSPEYPSPPRIPPVPKELYSKQRNLYELNRLYKHIHPELRKNLEKEYISEVSEIVSSQVNPGSSVSADVQQARYVFEKTNDSSQKVQNSEREHMEWDEILKGEVQSMRWIFENQPLDSINNGSPEEDNLSKGIADQEIIAGSDVKYTTWMFETQPIDTLGDHSSGTEENAEKIPELARGDVRTARWMFETKPLDSMNKMHQSQEESVVTAIKDITGGDVKTVRYMFETQHLDHIGQLHSLDEVHLLQLRSELREIKGDVKRSIKCFETQPLYVIRDGLGQMLEIKTVHREDVEKGDVRTARWMFETQPLDTINKDITEIKVVRGISMEENVKGGVSRAKWLFETQPLEKIKEDLEEVITEMETIIGADVSRKCWMFETQPLDSLKEVPEVDSLRSEEIIGGDVKTTKHLFETLPIEALKNSPDVGKLQKITASEEERGDVRHQKWIFETQPLEEIREDKKEYIQTVKLEEVDRGDVRNYTHIFESNNLIKFDASHKIEVEGITRGAVELNKSLFETTPLYAIQDHLGKYHQVKTVQQEEILRGDVRSCRWLFETRPIDQFDESIHKFQIIRGISAQEIQSGNVKSAKWLFETQPLDSIKYFSNMEELESNTEQATDIVKGDVKTCRWLFETQPMESLYEKVSLMTSSEEIHKGDVKACTRLFETQPLDTIKDDSEEAVQLQTVKQEEIQGGDVRTACFLFETENLDSIQGEDGKEIKSVQMDIQAGDVSSMRHRFENQSLDSISSSSEEVLKKIKTLKAEDIQKGDVLNCRWLFENQPIDTIKVGQEGDELVKTVTDIQGGDVRKGCFIFETFSLDEIKEESDYVSTKEPITEEEIKGDVKTYRMLFESQPLYAIQDREGYYHEVTTVKKEEVIHGDVRGTRWLFETKPLDSINESETVYVIKSVTQEDIQKGNVSSVRYRFETQPLDRISGESRDIVPTVDSIQGGDVKTSKQFFESENFDANAYRRTVSVHEIQKGNVKTSTWLFETHTIDELRGEGSEYESIKTVTQQDMQKGDVKQAVWLFENQTLDSIKEADESITKITKEEIPPSDVKTTTWLFETTPLHEFNGNRIEKVEIVGKSIKETLEELYSQKVIEAPGIIIEADEVGDVRMAKYKLMNQTSPEIQKEEIIRADLRNIMVNLLSKGDSTKREIWVSEEEKGNVNLTKTQLLNRSGGFHAEKEEIVSGDVKQAIKNLFSEERSVKKGILIQEDERGDVNMTIYCLLHENAGDTIEREEVIGGDVKRTIHNLLSSISNNKISERAKIDASERGNVQFFTTCIETGALDYLKQLQTESEETLTARTQEREEEIIGGDVEGTKLLLKKRRSRVEHTVNETDIIPGDVQNTVKAFMTERQSTSCKTPKEEIIKGDLKSTLNSLSQATNQKTLAKTEEIIKGDTLATFKSLKESSHQRKETKQPNAIPGDFKKAIECLEKSAHTRTEILKKELIRDDLETSLRNLKEAERAFKDVDKRGVIKEHVQAVMVGSSQGQEKTEIHQVAVQTDKKSVLQPRPGPLEPAVSWQGGTGTLKQTTGTSSHGNLIEERTEVNLPKAPKGTVKIVINREQNNDALEKSLRRLSNSHDKAIKNVLESGDRMGVLTDTTTQQHLRDEQMSRQLTLAMSVKENLKTKESETVREQKKDAIFNSAQSIDETVGKQWTQTCKLRNEHQKTESFPVKNLKNTQNTEISTEIQSSKPSPTRGPLNKTGGETCEVSGDFQQQTLLKQEMQYSNKDIKKKKMNPQPVWQTLPVDQDMSNITEVKVSQKGHNTFKATNRKQKTDVYLNSQDFLMKTNTSTDLKKAMEMSFNPINMNPENNVKESDCSLPPPSPPSPPPSNASSEIEFPLPPPPPLMILPEKNVFPPSLSTEKIKAEFESFPGLLLPPPPEDEKSERECLSMFPPPPPPPTPSLKPAHLLSSSVQEKHSGAFVQYSQEEASSSQQTHSQAKIVTGKSRARVPPPTLPKPKLPKHIADKMYHGSPKVVLENSLADIECEIPPSKDEKRVMVATSSEHTETKQNISKKCTGERKQVSMDSTRSLSQTVPETSTPKEKQGKTPLVKSHSFPVGSGQQSPKPYVRKFKTPLMIAEERYRQQREELEKQKQQSSCYNMVKKECQNQNISELEKEVLLQKTNAGVPQTGIDSGVTIAQPNPDSQNHSQALGLCMDNQLSTTPAVTLAAKRLQHVLAASEDKDTTKNEILQSSRNMIQSKSACEMKQSRQECSTQQTQQKCLEQLHLPQSKPVSPSVKVRTVKIPTLDHELNETDHSYESHKKQSEVHVQTITKQQYQESKKTEARTEYSDKQSVPEKCYQVPKKEKRVTLRLPVEPAGKSHESKLNGVNEKQREFRESESGKLPGTEETIEGAPMIHSKEERLIVERKQGHLNKSEQKVVKQKGTDTHLDSQTEDFQQTHIQTSESQEEQKKLPQPYNNLQEEKCLGVKGIQQKQIFSNTKDSKQEITQNKSLFSSVKESQKDNGKCAINILEFLRKREELQQILSRVKQFEAEPDKNGLQTLQTLLNIIPIWLLSEEKRDYGVRIVMENNIEKIKEEIMHIKTQAEDMLESCENIIQTAMISSKAGKQRNKPTGLNEALSKVSNVDVSCNKHTEQKENTITEKTQHHQEATQHEATIHNNVKTHQEIKLDNRKVSPPSLKTRSPSPTFITIESTARRTETSTKDEFSQTPKKDSFAEPSPRPVSQTSRIHRANTSPSPPRSRSEQLVKLKDTTAKLSRGAIPCSPGSPVPIVEKRSEIITSPATLRRQIKIETRGTDSPPTITIPINVNHVDSGSFRESMEAQEEVRKVEKRATYVHKEGVNSTKHLVPDTESFDSVEIIRQVEGPRLSEHTQRYEAANRTVQMAENFVNDHENEINRWFREFEDGPVFEATSNTRVYANGEANHNRKQESHAFCKEGFGLTSLENTSFTGFSCNCPKELQEHILVKQPSVRSETRSLSEHFSGLDAFENQIVGSKMTVSSRNSEAGRSGFEFKHAPPTYEDVIAGHILDISDSPKELRRNFQKTWQESERVFGSLGGGTSDSSAAEMRTAFQEESAFIRETATPRQRNMYTLSKDSLPNGVPNSRQAEFS; encoded by the exons GAGGTAATCAATAGCAGCCAGGTCAACATTTCAAGAAACAgccaggaaatggaaagacatgagCAAGAAGCTTCCAAAGCACACAAAATGGATGTTCTTGGAACAGAAATG gCCTCTCATCTTGAAAAACACACTGAGGAGATAAACCAAGCTTCTCAGTTACATCAATATGTTCAAGAAACAG TCATAGATACACCTGAGGATGAAGAAATTCCAAAGGTTTCAACTAAGGTTTTAAGAGAACAATTTGAAAAGTCTGCCCAGGAAAAGGTCCTTTATTCTGACAAAGAGACAATTCCAGCCAAGCAGATCAAG attgaaaatgaataTGAAGAGATTTTAAAGCCATCGTCAGTTGTGGGTACCTCATCCACTTCTTGCACTTCAACCAGCCAGAGGAAGGAAACATCAACCACAAGATGTAGTGACCACAGTGCCACTTCCTCAACTCTGGCACAAGCTCATGCCACTCCTTCGGGAAAGACAGAAgaatttcctcctcccccgcctGATATATTTCAAACTCCAATAGATGTAACAGCATTTTCCCAGTCCCCTGAATACCCCAGCCCTCCTAGAATACCACCAGTCCCCAAAGAATTATATTCCAAGCAAAGAAATTTGTATGAATTAAACCGTTTATATAAACACATCCATCCTGAGTTaagaaaaaacttagaaaaagagTATATCAGTGAGGTTTCTGAGATAGTTTCTAGTCAAGTGAACCCAGGAAGCTCAGTTTCAGCAGATGTACAACAAGCCCGgtatgtttttgaaaaaacaaatgacaGTTCTCAAAAAGTTCAGAACTCAGAAAGAGAACACATGGAATGGGATGAAATTCTGAAGGGGGAGGTGCAATCTATGAGGTGGATCTTTGAGAATCAGCCTCTAGATTCCATCAACAATGGCTCTCCTGAGGAAGATAACCTCTCCAAGGGCATTGCTGATCAAGAAATCATTGCTGGTAGTGATGTGAAGTATACCACATGGATGTTTGAAACTCAGCCCATAGATACACTGGGGGATCATTCTTCTGGCACTGAAGAAAATGCTGAGAAAATTCCGGAGCTAGCCAGAGGAGATGTCCGCACAGCCCGGTGGATGTTTGAAACAAAGCCATTAGACTCAATGAATAAAATGCATCAGAGTCAAGAAGAATCAGTGGTAACTGCCATAAAGGACATAACTGGGGGGGATGTCAAGACTGTGAGATACATGTTTGAAACTCAACATCTGGATCATATTGGACAGCTTCATTCATTAGATGAGGTTCATTTACTGCAACTGAGGTCtgagctcagagaaattaagggGGATGTTAAGCGaagtataaaatgttttgaaactcaGCCATTATATGTTATCAGAGATGGTTTAGGTCAAATGCTAGAAATTAAAACTGTTCACAGAGAAGATGTTGAAAAGGGGGATGTGAGAACAGCACGCTGGATGTTTGAGACACAGCCCTTGGACACAATTAACAAGGATATCACAGAAATTAAAGTTGTCCGAGGAATATCCATGGAAGAAAATGTCAAAGGTGGGGTGAGTAGGGCAAAGTGGTTATTTGAAACCCAACCTTTGGAGAAAATCAAAGAAGATTTAGAAGAGGTCATCactgaaatggaaacaataataggTGCAGATGTCTCCAGAAAGTGTTGGATGTTTGAAACACAACCATTAGACAGTCTAAAAGAAGTTCCTGAGGTAGATTCTCTAAGATCTGAAGAGATAATAGGAGGAGATGTAAAAACTACTAAGCATCTATTTGAAACACTTCCAatagaagctttaaaaaatagcCCAGATGtaggaaaacttcaaaaaattactgcctctgaagaagaaagaggggaTGTTAGGCACCAGAAATGGATTTTTGAAACCCAACCTCTGGAAGAGAtcagagaagataaaaaagagtacatacaaaCAGTGAAACTTGAAGAAGTTGACAGAGGAGATGTAAGGAATTACACACATATCTTTGAAtcaaacaatttaattaaatttgatgCATCACATAAAATAGAGGTGGAAGGAATCACAAGAGGTGCTGTAGAGTTAAATAAATCACTGTTTGAAACAACACCACTATATGCCATTCAAGATCACCTTGGAAAATATCATCAGGTAAAGACAGTTCAGCAAGAAGAAATCCTAAGAGGTGATGTAAGAAGCTGCAGGTGGCTTTTTGAAACAAGGCCTATTGACCAGTTTGATGAAAGCATTCATAAATTTCAGATAATCAGAGGGATATCTGCTCAAGAAATACAGTCTGGAAATGTGAAATCTGCTAAATGGCTGTTTGAAACCCAACCTCttgattcaattaaatattttagtaatatgGAAGAATTAGAAAGTAACACTGAGCAAGCTACAGACATTGTTAAAGGGGATGTCAAAACCTGTAGATGGCTTTTTGAAACCCAGCCAATGGAGTCTCTTTATGAAAAAGTTTCATTAATGACTAGCAGTGAAGAAATTCATAAGGGAGATGTCAAAGCCTGTACTAGGCTCTTTGAAACTCAGCCACTGGATACCATAAAAGATGACTCTGAAGAAGCAGTCCAATTGCAAACTGTAAAACAGGAGGAGATCCAAGGTGGGGATGTTCGTACAGCGTGTTTTCTTTTTGAGACAGAAAATTTGGATAGCATACAAGgagaagatggaaaggaaatCAAGTCTGTGCAAATGGATATCCAAGCTGGGGATGTCTCCAGCATGCGCCATAGATTTGAAAATCAGTCCTTAGATTCTATAAGTTCCAGTTCagaggaagttttaaaaaagatcaaaacCTTAAAGGCTGAAGATATTCAGAAAGGTGATGTTTTAAATTGTAGGTGGCTTTTCGAAAACCAACCAATTGATACGATTAAAGTAGGCCAAGAAGGTGATGAACTAGTTAAGACCGTGACAGACATACAAGGTGGAGATGTAAGAAAAGGGTGCTTTATTTTTGAGACTTTTTCTTTAGATGAGATTAAAGAAGAATCCGATTATGTCAGCACCAAAGAACCAAttactgaagaagaaataaagggtGATGTAAAAACCTACAGAATGCTCTTTGAATCCCAGCCACTCTATGCAATTCAAGACCGAGAAGGGTATTATCATGAAGTGACAACAGTTAAAAAGGAAGAGGTAATTCATGGAGATGTTCGAGGGACAAGGTGGCTTTTTGAAACAAAACCATTAGACTCAATTAATGAATCAGAGACTGTGTACGTAATTAAATCAGTCACACAAGAAGATATTCAGAAAGGAAATGTCAGTTCTGTCAGATACAGATTTGAAACCCAGCCACTGGATCGGATTTCAGGAGAATCACGTGATATTGTGCCCACTGTAGACAGTATTCAAGGTGGGGATGTCAAGACAAGTAAACAATTCTTTGAGTCTGAAAATTTTGATGCAAATGCATATAGAAGAACAGTAAGTGTCCATGAAATACAAAAAGGCAATGTTAAAACATCTACTTGGCTCTTTGAAACCCACACTATAGATGAGCTGAGAGGAGAAGGGTCAGAATATGAAAGTATCAAAACAGTCACCCAGCAAGATATGCAGAAAGGTGATGTGAAGCAGGCAGTATGGCTTTTTGAAAATCAAACTTTGGATTCTATTAAGGAAGCAGATGAAAGCATCACAAAGATCACCAAGGAAGAAATCCCTCCTTCTGATGTCAAGACAACTACTTGGCTCTTTGAAACTACACCCCTTCACGAATTTAATGGAAATAGGATAGAAAAGGTAGAAATTGTTGGCAAGAGCATTAAAGAAACCTTAGAAGAACTCTACTCTCAAAAAGTTATAGAGGCTCCTGGAATCATCATTGAAGCTGACGAAGTTGGGGATGTTCGAATGGCAAAATATAAGCTCATGAATCAAACATCTCCTGagatacagaaagaagaaattatcaGGGCTGATCTCAGAAATATAATGGTGAACCTCCTTTCCAAAGGAGACAGTACGAAAAGAGAGATTTGGGTTagtgaagaagaaaagggaaatgttAATCTGACCAAAACTCAACTATTAAACAGATCAGGAGGATTTCATGCTGAAAAAGAAGAGATAGTGAGTGGTGATGTAAAACAAGCAATAAAAAATCTGTTCTCTGAGGAAAGATCTGTaaagaaaggcattttaattCAGGAGGACGAAAGAGGAGATGTTAACATGACCATCTACTGTCTTCTTCATGAAAATGCTGGTGACACAATTGAGCGTGAAGAAGTAATAGGGGGTGATGTAAAACGTACCATTCATAACCTGCTATCTTCCAtatcaaacaataaaatatcGGAAAGGGCAAAAATCGATGCCTCTGAGAGAGGAAATGTTCAGTTTTTCACCACATGCATAGAAACTGGAGCTTTGGATTATCTCAAACAACTCCAGACAGAGTCAGAGGAAACACTAACAGCTAGGAcacaagaaagagaggaagaaataattgGTGGTGACGTAGAGGGCACAAAACTGTTACTAAAGAAAAGACGGTCTCGGGTTGAACATACTGTTAATGAAACTGACATCATCCCAGGAGATGTGCAGAATACAGTTAAGGCTTTTATGACAGAGCGTCAGAGTACATCTTGTAAGACacccaaagaagaaattataaaaggtGATTTGAAATCAACCCTAAATTCCCTCAGCCAGGCCACAAATCAGAAAACTTTGgctaaaacagaagaaattataaaaggtGACACACTGGCCACTTTCAAGTCCCTTAAGGAATCAAGCCaccaaaggaaagaaactaaGCAGCCCAATGCCATCCCTGGTGATTTTAAGAAAGCTATTGAATGCCTTGAAAAGTCCGCACACACAAGGACAGAAATCTTGAAAAAGGAGCTTATCCGAGATGACCTTGAAACATCATTAAGGAATCTGAAAGAAGCAGAAAGAGCTTTCAAAGATGTGGATAAAAGAGGTGTAATCAAAGAACATGTGCAAGCTGTGATGGTCGGATCCTCACAAGGTCAGGAGAAAACAGAGATTCATCAGGTGGCTGTCCAGACGGACAAAAAAAGTGTTCTGCAGCCAAGACCAGGACCACTTGAGCCAGCAGTCAGTTGGCAAGGGGGAACAGGCACTCTCAAACAAACTACAGGCACATCTTCTCATGGGAATTTAATAGAAGAAAGAACTGAGGTTAATCTTCCAAAAGCCCCTAAAGGCACCGTAAAGATTGTCATAAATCGTGAACAAAACAATGATGCTCTTGAGAAAAGCCTTAGAAGACTGTCTAACTCACACGacaaagctattaaaaatgtGTTGGAATCAGGGGACAGGATGGGTGTCTTGACTGATACCACAACACAGCAGCATCTTCGAGATGAACAAATGAGCAGACAATTGACTTTGGCGATGTCAGTGAaggaaaatctaaaaacaaaagaatcagaGACAGTGAGAGAACAGAAGAAGGATGCTATTTTTAATTCTGCCCAATCTATTGATGAAACAGTTGGAAAGCAATGGACTCAGACTTGCAAACTGAGGAACGAACACCAAAAGACTGAGTCGTTCCCtgtgaagaatttaaaaaatacccaaaacactgaaatatcaacagaaatacaaagctcTAAGCCCAGTCCAACCCGGGGTCCACTCAACAAGACAGGTGGAGAAACTTGTGAAGTTTCAGGGGACTTTCAGCAACAAACTTTGTTAAAGCAAGAAATGCAATATTctaataaagatataaagaaaaagaaaatgaaccctCAACCAGTATGGCAGACTTTGCCTGTAGATCAAGACATGTCAAATATAACAGAAGTGAAAGTCTCCCAAAAAGGCCACAATACATTTAAGGCAACCAACAGAAAGCAGAAGACTGATGTTTATTTGAACAGCCAGGACTTTCTAATGAAGACAAATACTTCCACAGACTTAAAAAAGGCAATGGAAATGTCCTTTAATCCAATCAACATGAAccctgaaaataatgtaaaagaaagcGACTGCTCTCTTCCACCTCCATCTCCACCTTCTCCTCCACCTTCCAATGCATCATCTGAAATagaatttcctcttcctcctccacctcctttaATGATATTGCCCGAAAAGAATGTGTTTCCTCCCTCACTGTCCACAGAAAAGATAAAGGCTGAATTTGAAAGTTTCCCAGGCCTCCTTCTTCCTCCACCACCAGAAGATGAGAAATCTGAAAGAGAATGTCTGTCAAtgtttcccccacctccccctcctccaACTCCATCTCTAAAACCAGCacatctcctttcctcctctgttcAAGAAAAGCACAGTGGAGCATTCGTACAATATTCCCAAGAAGAAGCCTCAAGCTCTCAACAAACTCATTCTCAGGCTAAAATCGTAACAGGAAAATCAAGAGCACGTGTACCACCTCCCACACTACCCAAACCCAAACTACCTAAGCATATAGCAGATAAAATGTATCATGGTTCCCCAAAAGTTGTACTGGAGAATTCCCTGGCAGATATAGAATGTGAAATTCCTCCCTCAAAGGATGAGAAAAGAGTAATGGTGGCAACTAGCAGTGAACACACCGAGACAAAGCAGAATATATCTAAAAAATGTACCGGTGAAAGAAAACAAGTGTCTATGGACTCTACAAGGTCTCTCTCACAGACAGTTCCAGAAACTTCAACACCcaaggaaaaacaaggaaaaacaccTCTCGTAAAATCTCATTCATTTCCTGTGGGCTCAGGACAACAAAGTCCAAAACCTTATGTGAGAAAATTTAAGACACCTTTAATGATTGCTGAAGAAAGGTACAGACAACAAAGAGAAGagcttgaaaaacagaaacagcagAGTTCTTGCTATAACATGGTCAAAAAGGAATgccaaaatcaaaatatatcaGAGTTGGAAAAGGAAGTGCTGTTACAAAAAACAAACGCAGGGGTTCCCCAAACTGGAATAGATTCAGGGGTCACCATAGCCCAACCCAACCCAGACTCTCAAAATCATTCTCAGGCCCTAGGACTATGTATGGATAACCAGCTTTCCACAACGCCAGCAGTAACACTTGCTGCCAAGAGGCTCCAACATGTTCTAGCAGCCTCAGAAGACAAAGATACTacgaaaaatgaaattttacagaGCTCAAGGAACATGATACAATCTAAATCAGCTTGCGAAATGAAGCAGAGTCGCCAAGAATGTAGTACACAACAAACACAGCAGAAGTGTCTGGAGCAGTTGCACTTGCCCCAAAGCAAACCAGTTTCCCCAAGTGTCAAAGTTAGAACCGTCAAGATTCCAACTCTAGATcatgaattaaatgaaacagatcACAGCTACGAAAGCCATAAAAAGCAATCTGAAGTTCATGTTCAAACCATCACCAAACAACAGTACCAGGAAtccaagaaaactgaagcacGCACTGAATATAGTGATAAGCAATCTGTACCTGAAAAATGTTACCAAGTacctaagaaagagaaaagagtaaCACTAAGATTGCCTGTAGAACCTGCAGGGAAAAGCCATGAAAGTAAGCTCAATGGAGTTaatgagaagcagagagaatttAGAGAATCTGAGAGTGGAAAACTTCCAGGAACGGAAGAAACAATTGAGGGCGCACCAATGATTCATTCAAAAGAAGAGAGACTAATAGTTGAAAGAAAACAAGGACATTTGAATAAATCAGAACAGAAGGTAGTGAAGCAAAAGGGTACTGATACACATCTTGACTCACAGACTGAGGATTTTCAGCAAACACACATACAGACTTCTGAAAGTCAAGAGGAACAGAAAAAATTGCCGCAGCCATATAATAATCTTCAGGAAGAAAAATGTCTTGGAGTCAAGGGCATACAACAGAAACAAATCTTTTCTAATACTAAAGATTCAAAGCAAGAGATTACACAGAAcaaatctttattttcctctgtgaaaGAATCTCAGAAGGATAATGGAAAGTGTGCTATAAATATATTGGAGTTTTTGAGAAAACGTGAAGAACTACAACAAATTTTGTCTAGAGTAAAACAGTTTGAAGCAGAGCCAGATAAAAATGGCCTTCAAACACTTCAGACACTGTTAAATATTATTCCGATATGGCTACTGagtgaagaaaaaagagactatGGAGTTCGCATTGTTATGGAGAAtaacatagaaaaaattaaagaagaaataatgcatattaaaactCAAGCAGAGGATATGCTCGAGTCCtgtgaaaatataattcaaacaGCCATGATATCCTCCAAAGCaggaaagcagagaaataaaCCTACTGGTCTTAATGAAGCATTATCTAAAGTATCTAATGTCGATGTCAGCTGTAATAAACAcactgaacagaaagaaaataccatCACAGAAAAAACACAGCACCACCAAGAAGCAACTCAGCACGAAGCAACTATTCATAATAATGTGAAAACCCATCaggaaattaaattagataataggAAGGTTTCTCCTCCCTCCTTAAAAACACGCTCACCATCACCAACTTTTATAACAATCGAGTCTACCGCTCGACGAACAGAAACCTCTACTAAGGATGAGTTTTCTCAGACCCCTAAAAAGGACAGTTTTGCTGAACCATCACCAAGGCCTGTGTCACAAACATCTAGAATTCACAGAGCAAATACTTCCCCTTCTCCACCCAGGAGTCGCTCTGAACAACTTGTCAAACTCAAAGACACCACTGCAAAGTTATCCAGAGGGGCCATTCCATGTTCACCAGGTAGCCCGGTTCCGATTGTGGAGAAGAGATCTGAGATCATCACGTCTCCTGCAACCCTTCGGCgtcaaattaaaatagaaactcGGGGTACGGACTCTCCCCCTACAATCACAATACCTATAAATGTAAATCATGTTGATAGTGGTTCCTTCAGAGAATCCATGGAAGCTCAAGAGGAAGTTAGGAAAGTAGAGAAAAGGGCGACTTACGTTCACAAAGAGggggtgaattctaccaagcactTAGTGCCGGATACGGAAAGTTTTGACTCAGTGGAAATCATCCGCCAAGTGGAAGGGCCTCGCCTGTCAGAGCACACGCAGAGATACGAAGCAGCCAATCGAACTGTTCAAATGGCTGAGAATTTCGTGAATgaccatgaaaatgaaataaacagatgGTTCAGGGAATTTGAAGATGGCCCGGTTTTTGAAGCCACGTCAAACACAAGAGTGTATGCAAATGGAGAAGCAAACcataatagaaaacaagaaagtcATGCGTTTTGCAAGGAGGGATTTGGATTAACATCTTTAGAAAACACTAGTTTTACAGGCTTTTCTTGCAATTGTCCTAAAGAGTTGCAAGAACACATTCTTGTTAAGCAGCCCAGTGTACGCTCTGAAACAAGGTCTCTAAGCGAACATTTCTCAGGCTTGGATGCATTTGAGAATCAAATTGTTGGATCGAAGATGACGGTGTCTTCACGTAACTCAGAAGCTGGCAGATCTGGCTTTGAGTTCAAGCATGCCCCACCGACCTATGAAGATGTCATCGCTGGCCATATTTTAGATATTTCGGATTCACCTAAAGAGCTCAGGAGGAATTTTCAAAAGACGTGGCAGGAGAGTGAAAGAGTTTTTGGGAGCCTGGGAGGTGGAACCTCAGATTCTTCTGCAGCTGAGATGAGAACTGCCTTCCAAGAGGAATCTGCATTTATACGTG